The Eubacteriaceae bacterium Marseille-Q4139 genome has a window encoding:
- a CDS encoding S41 family peptidase, whose amino-acid sequence MAAGIWLVAKRASISMTARNDAVQEETAALDMDRIGTKLAYMQALVDEYYLFDDEDIEKAEDWIYTGFIYSLGDPYSAYYNAEEYASLNEDLEGAYCGIGVQVSQNLQTGIVTVVKVFPDGPAKEAGMLPGDILYKVKDILVSGEDLNLLISEHIKGEEGTTVPIEVYRESTDEYIQMDVERRMVENMTVEYDMLDGHIGYVAVSSFDEPTAEQFRTAIDVLESKGMEGLIVDLRNNGGGLLDAAEDMLDYVLPDGMDAVSFKGKGVEDFTYVTDSVLFDGEKTEEHQVDVPMVLLVNGESASASEVFTGALRDNDWATIVGTQTFGKGIAQGVFEMADGSALKLTTAYYYVPSGECIHEVGIAPDLEVDLDEELKSMITVPKEDDNQLKAAVDVLLKGEDEARRLVEESQAAAEEEAAPVEETSDGSELAADGEEETEAAPEGE is encoded by the coding sequence ATGGCAGCCGGCATCTGGCTCGTGGCAAAGCGTGCCAGTATCAGCATGACGGCGAGGAACGACGCGGTTCAGGAGGAGACGGCTGCTCTCGACATGGACCGGATCGGCACGAAGCTTGCATACATGCAGGCGCTTGTGGATGAATATTATCTGTTTGATGACGAAGACATTGAAAAGGCGGAGGACTGGATCTACACCGGCTTCATTTATTCCCTCGGCGACCCGTATTCCGCCTACTATAACGCAGAGGAGTATGCGTCCTTAAACGAAGACCTGGAGGGGGCGTACTGCGGCATCGGCGTCCAGGTGAGCCAGAACCTTCAGACCGGTATTGTCACGGTGGTGAAGGTGTTCCCGGACGGGCCGGCCAAGGAGGCGGGCATGCTGCCGGGAGATATTCTTTATAAGGTAAAGGATATTCTCGTGTCCGGCGAGGATTTAAATCTTTTAATCAGCGAGCATATCAAGGGAGAAGAGGGGACGACAGTGCCCATTGAGGTGTACCGGGAGTCCACCGACGAATACATCCAGATGGATGTGGAGCGCCGGATGGTGGAAAATATGACCGTGGAATATGACATGCTGGACGGCCATATCGGCTATGTGGCTGTTTCCTCTTTTGACGAGCCAACGGCGGAGCAGTTTCGGACGGCCATCGATGTGCTGGAGAGCAAGGGCATGGAAGGGCTGATCGTGGATCTCAGAAACAACGGCGGCGGGCTTCTGGACGCGGCGGAGGATATGCTGGATTATGTGCTGCCGGACGGTATGGACGCCGTGAGCTTTAAGGGAAAGGGCGTCGAGGACTTCACCTATGTGACGGATTCCGTCCTGTTTGACGGTGAAAAGACGGAGGAACATCAGGTAGATGTGCCGATGGTGCTTCTTGTAAACGGCGAAAGCGCCAGCGCCTCGGAGGTCTTTACCGGCGCGCTCCGGGACAACGACTGGGCCACGATTGTCGGAACCCAAACCTTCGGAAAGGGAATTGCCCAGGGCGTGTTTGAGATGGCGGACGGCAGTGCCTTAAAGCTTACGACGGCGTATTATTATGTTCCGTCGGGCGAGTGCATCCATGAGGTCGGCATTGCGCCGGATCTGGAAGTGGATCTGGATGAAGAATTAAAGAGCATGATTACGGTTCCCAAGGAGGATGACAACCAGCTTAAGGCGGCCGTCGATGTCCTGTTAAAGGGCGAGGACGAGGCGAGACGGCTGGTGGAGGAATCCCAGGCGGCCGCAGAGGAAGAGGCGGCGCCGGTGGAGGAAACGTCGGACGGCAGTGAGCTGGCTGCGGACGGAGAAGAAGAAACGGAAGCTGCCCCGGAAGGGGAATAG
- a CDS encoding peptidoglycan DD-metalloendopeptidase family protein — translation MRQKKRIWTAAAAGLLCVGLAFPVLADKTELNEAQDRKTELEEELEKTEDTLKNLETLKGNTAAYVRELDESLSAVSNELEALNGSIAEKEGQIETTKGELEQAKETEKKQYESMKLRIKYMYERGDTSYVELFMESDSLSELLNKAEYISKISEYDRQMLDQYAATKDEIAADEARLETEHAELLDLKEQTEIKQASVEQLLSAKQAELRSYESQIAEAENQLSEYEKDLEAQEAAIRQIEEEIKRQEEEARRKAEAAGQSYVTKDIGDIHFIWPCPASSRITSGFGGRSSPTEGASSNHQGIDIGAPTGSDILAAAEGDVVVSTYSSSAGNYVMINHGGGVYTVYMHASKLLVSVGEHVSQGQVIAKVGSTGYSTGPHLHFGVRLNGTYVDPRSYVSP, via the coding sequence ATGAGACAGAAAAAACGGATATGGACGGCTGCGGCCGCAGGTCTCCTCTGTGTGGGGCTGGCGTTCCCTGTCCTTGCGGATAAAACGGAGTTAAACGAAGCCCAGGACAGGAAAACGGAGCTCGAGGAAGAGTTAGAAAAGACAGAGGATACCTTAAAGAATCTGGAGACTCTTAAGGGAAACACGGCAGCTTACGTGAGGGAGCTGGATGAGAGCCTCTCTGCGGTGAGCAACGAGTTGGAGGCCTTAAACGGCAGCATCGCGGAAAAAGAGGGCCAGATTGAAACGACAAAAGGGGAACTTGAGCAGGCGAAGGAGACAGAAAAAAAGCAGTATGAATCCATGAAGCTTCGGATAAAATATATGTATGAGCGCGGCGACACGTCTTATGTGGAGCTGTTCATGGAGTCGGATTCTCTTTCGGAGCTTTTAAATAAGGCAGAATATATTTCAAAGATTTCTGAGTATGACAGGCAGATGCTGGATCAGTATGCGGCGACGAAGGACGAGATTGCCGCAGACGAGGCGAGGTTGGAGACGGAACATGCCGAGCTTCTGGATCTGAAGGAACAGACAGAGATCAAACAGGCGTCGGTGGAACAGCTCCTTTCGGCAAAGCAGGCGGAGTTAAGAAGCTATGAGAGCCAGATCGCCGAGGCGGAGAACCAGCTTTCCGAGTATGAAAAGGATCTGGAGGCCCAGGAGGCGGCCATCCGCCAGATTGAGGAAGAAATCAAGCGCCAGGAGGAAGAGGCGAGAAGAAAGGCGGAGGCGGCAGGACAGTCCTATGTGACAAAGGACATCGGCGACATCCACTTTATCTGGCCATGTCCGGCCAGCAGCAGGATCACCTCCGGCTTTGGCGGGCGTTCGTCACCGACCGAGGGCGCGTCCAGCAATCACCAGGGCATCGACATCGGCGCCCCGACAGGCAGCGACATCCTGGCGGCCGCAGAGGGCGACGTGGTGGTTTCCACGTACAGCTCGTCGGCCGGCAATTATGTGATGATAAACCACGGCGGCGGTGTCTATACGGTGTACATGCATGCTTCGAAGCTCCTGGTATCGGTAGGCGAGCATGTGAGCCAGGGACAGGTGATTGCTAAGGTCGGCTCCACCGGCTATTCCACGGGGCCGCATCTGCACTTCGGCGTCCGTTTAAACGGTACATATGTTGACCCGAGAAGCTATGTGAGCCCGTGA
- the ftsX gene encoding permease-like cell division protein FtsX — protein sequence MRISTFWFCFKQGIVNICRNIWFSLASTAIVSACIFLLCVFFSIIANIQFMVQSAETNMGITVFFNETMTEDEILAVGEEIAGLGDVIKEMRYISAEEAWESFKTDYFGEDSELAEGFADDNPLAGSASYEIFLNNISDQSSVVSYLESLDGVRKVNYSNTAAEGLLSFNRMLAMLFGVIILLLLAVAVFLISNTISVAAAFRKNENKIMRLIGATNFMIRAPFIVEGLVIGLLGAAIPLAAMYFLYRQTVAYVMEQFRILSGIIRFLPLETIFPTMAGVSLALGAGIGFLASFFTIRKHLRV from the coding sequence ATGAGGATTAGTACATTCTGGTTTTGTTTTAAACAGGGCATTGTGAATATATGCAGAAATATCTGGTTTTCCCTGGCGTCGACCGCGATTGTTTCTGCATGTATTTTTTTACTCTGCGTATTTTTCTCTATTATTGCCAACATTCAGTTTATGGTGCAGTCGGCGGAGACGAACATGGGGATCACCGTGTTTTTCAACGAGACTATGACGGAGGATGAAATCCTGGCCGTCGGGGAAGAGATTGCGGGCCTTGGCGATGTCATAAAGGAGATGCGCTATATTTCGGCCGAGGAGGCGTGGGAGAGCTTTAAAACCGACTATTTCGGGGAAGACAGCGAGCTGGCTGAGGGCTTTGCTGACGACAACCCGCTGGCTGGTTCGGCGTCCTATGAGATTTTTTTAAACAATATTTCCGATCAGAGTTCGGTGGTTTCCTATCTGGAGTCCCTGGACGGTGTCCGTAAGGTCAATTATTCCAACACGGCGGCCGAGGGGCTTTTGAGCTTCAACCGGATGCTTGCGATGTTATTCGGCGTCATCATCCTTCTTCTTCTGGCCGTGGCTGTTTTCTTAATCAGCAACACGATTTCCGTGGCTGCGGCCTTCCGGAAGAATGAAAATAAGATCATGCGGCTGATCGGCGCCACGAATTTCATGATCCGCGCGCCGTTCATCGTGGAAGGGCTTGTGATCGGCCTTCTTGGGGCGGCGATTCCTCTGGCCGCCATGTATTTTCTTTACCGGCAGACGGTGGCGTATGTGATGGAACAGTTCCGGATCCTTTCGGGGATCATCCGGTTTTTGCCGCTGGAAACGATTTTCCCGACCATGGCAGGGGTGTCCCTGGCGTTGGGAGCAGGAATCGGCTTCCTGGCGAGCTTTTTTACGATACGGAAGCATTTGCGCGTATAG